The genomic stretch GATCGATGAATCATTGTGAAAGACAACATTATGTTGGAAATTCAAGTCActgaggggtcgtttggttggaagaCAAGTTATGCTGTGATTAGTTATCTGCTATTATTTCTTATTGACTATAAAAATCatgtcattaagggtaaaatgggaGTTTAAAGCGTACCAGCAACACTATTTAACATCTGAAACAGACAATGTTGCTGAAATGATGCGATGAAGCCCACACCCCACCCTTTCAGATCTATCTGCATAAGATGCTGCACTTGAGTTCTCGGCCTTCCATTACGCGGTTTTAGGGGTGAAATATTGAATCCACCACCTGTGAACATAAAAGATCAGGTAGCTATATGATCCTATTGCAATAATAGCATGAAAATTCATGCAGACAGTATAACCATAAAGGAAAATAGAATTTACTTTCGATATGAGCTCTAACATATCCGGGTAATGGACCACAATTCTTATGCTCCCGAGAACGAAATAACACAACTGCATCATGATATGATAAACCAAGTAGAATTGTAAATATACAAAGAGAAAAGATGAAGTGACAGAAGTAAACAGGAATCTATGGTTTAGACTCTATGATGCTCGGACTCTCCAAAAAATGTCGTCGGGTGCGTGTCAGATCCTTCGAAAGTAGCGTATTTTTAGAGGATCCGACACGGGTACGGcagcattttggagagtccgtgCAACATAGGTTATACTTACCATAACTTCCATCATCATTTCGACGCCAATAACGTACATAACAAAGATCCCGAGGCCAAATAAACCTGCATTGTATACAATCACACACAACATAAATCACCTAACAATCTCACTCATATTTAGGCATTTACAACAAAGAAAATTTGTGACAAGGAAAAACATATTACCTTGGGAACCAGTCGAGTTGAAGTCTGTGATAGAGTATTGCTGTGTGTCCATCTACCTCCTCAACTAAACTACCATATTGGAAGCTACAATCCCACCTGTTAAGCCAAAATGAAAGTTTCTCATGCAATCAGAGCTATATTGCGTGGACTCTCCAAAATGCTGCTACACTCTCGGCGatattttcggagagtccgagcaacatagaatCAGAGCTCTTGTGATGGAAAAGTAAAGGAGGAGCTAGCCTTGAAGATACAAGTTCAGCTGAACCAAGCAAGTAACTATGGTTCAAACTTTGTATTTGTCTTACGAAATTTATTTAATATGTACAAATAAATAGTAATTTAGAACCCGGTAACCTAAAATGATAGAATTGCCGAACCATAAGCTTCAAATCCTGACTCTGCCTGTAAATACCCTAAAGTGGACAAAACTTACTCAAAACGTGTTGCGTCCATGCTCATTACAAGCTCAAATATTTCTTCACAAGTAGCTTCCACGACGCCAACTGCCTTCATAGCTCTACTACAGCCCTTTGGCTACAGGAAGATCAAGAAAATTTATCACACAAATACCCTAAAACACCCTACTTGTTTTAAATTTGGCAAAACTTATGCCAGAAAAGAACATTGGAATAAGCTCATACTACTAAATCAACATTGAGAAGCTCCTCGAAAATGCGAAGCCCTGCAGCCACTCATTAGTAGAGAAATATCGTCAGAAAGAAGAAACAATGGATCAACTATGAATGGAATCAAAATATTAGACTGACCGTTTTGGCAGTAAAGTAAGCGCCTATACTTTGGGTTTGCTAAATCTGACTCTGATTCCTTTGTCCAATCGACCACAGATTCAGGTGGACCTTCCACTAAAATGACACAATAAGTACTGCTTGAAACATGTAGCAGAAAATAAGCACAAGGTAAATTTACCAACCATTTCCCATTGTTGTTCCGCGGATCAAGTTTGGTTGAGAATCTTCTTCATCTTCAGCAGCACTAAACCTACAAAATAGGAAAAAGCATTACAATTTGTAAAAGCTGGACTAGCTAAGTCAAATAATTGTAGCTTTTTCGATGTTAAAAATCATGTCCCGAGAAGGGTAATATGGGAACCAGTATCAGCGTCGCCAGAATTTTTattaaggagattcaaaatttaAATAAGTAAATACAACGAATAAGTTAAGGGGATTAAcacataatatatatacataaaaataattttttttaccgGTATGGATATTGTAATTTCAAGTTGAAAAAGCACAATACTTACGGACTTTCATGATCTGAAACAGTCCTCCCTGTACTATCCGTCCCTGATTTGAAATCATTGTACTTGCTACGATTAGCGCCTTGTGCCTCTTGATGCTGCATTGCAGTTAACATGTTATTACCTCCATTTGTATCTAGGCACGAGGAGATGGTGAtcgaaatatatatacatacgtTGGAAGAAGAAAATAACAACGGAGATATTTAACAGACAAGAAAACAACCTGATCAATCACAGACTCGATTTTTTCTTTCCAACTGAGAGAGTCCTGAATGTTGAAAGCTGCCATCTGTAATCACATTTTGATTAACATGAGTAAATTTTCTCCCATCACACAGAAGCTCAGATTAGTCAGCCAATCGCAGTCCAGGCCAAACAAGCAAAGACTCAACCATGATGTAGCAAAAAACAACCAGAATTTCTCACTTCACTATAAGTCATAAACACTAACTAGTTTCCCTAAATACTAATATCTATCAAAATGTATAatcaccaataataacaatcaagTCTTGTTCCAACATGATTCATTTTGGCGCAACGGTAAAAGTTGCCGCCATATGACCAGGAGATCACGAGTTCAAGCCAAGGAAACAACATCTTGTAGAAGTGCAAGGTAAGGCTGCATATGTAAAACCTAATGTGGTTCGGCCTTTTCGCAAACCTCGCGCATAGAGGGAGCTTACTGCACCGAGTTGCGCTTTTAAAACCAATAACATGTGTAGATCACATGAAATTGTTGAAAAATTGCTGTTGCATATTTAAGTATCTTCTAGAAACAATGAGAAAAGTGCCTCCCTCTCTTGTCAATTGCAATGTAAATTAAACTATGGAAGCATCCACTACTGCTTGGAGTAGGGTAGGCTGTCAACATAACACCCCTTGAGGTGCGGCCCTTCCTCGGACTCTAGGTGAATGCGGGATGCTTTGTGCATCGGGCTGCCCTTTTGTTTTAGAAGAGATAAGAAACTCAAGATTCCGTACCGTGATTTGATCATACTTCTCTTTCATGTTATAAACTGATAAGACATAAACCATCTGCAAAAGGCAAGATTATATAACATCAATTTCCTCAACATAACAAAATAAAAAACTAATACTCTAAAGAAAAATACTACTTACTGATCATAGGATAATAAATACAAACAACAGTTAGAACAACTCACTTGTCCATGATGAGTCTTCAAGCCTCGGTCCTCGACTCGAAAATTTCCATCAATTTGAAGTGTCTTAATTGGAGCCTAACAATAATATATAAGGTAACATCAGACATTCAAAGGCCTCAGAAAACTAACCATTTTATCATCAGTCTTACACAATGACAAACAAGAGTACCAAATGACTGTTTCTTGACAATTTCACATCCAACACTAAGCTAAgataaagggcagcccggtgcactaagctcctccTATGcacggggtccggggaagggccggaccacaagggtctattgtacgcagccttaccttgCAATTCTGTAAGAGGTTGTTTTCCAAACCTGTGACCTCTTGGTCTCATGGCAGTACCAGTTACGCCACGACTTCATTTCAACACTAAGCTAATATAATATACTCAAAGAACATTGATAGCAATTTCAAAATGTTCTCTTAATCCAAAGGTCAAGGGTTGAGCTCAAAAGCCATATAATCCCTCCTTCCAAATTTGTTTGGCGGTGTTTGATTGAACAAGAAAGACTTTTGACACAAAAcgatatatacaaaaaaaaaaaaaaacgaagtaCTTAGTACAAAGCTACTAGCTTTTTAATCCTATGGGACAAAAAACAAGTCACATCAATATAAAAAGGTGTCATTTTGTTTCAGACAAAACAGGAAAAAGTGTCAAACGAATTGGGAGTTAACATCACATAATACCAAGTCCAAATTGAAATTCAAATATAATGATCATGTGCAAGAAAAAAAtagactttttgaagttttttttaTTACATATTTATATTGGGGGATCAAGGAAGAAGAAAGGGAATTGAAGGGGCCGTGATAATTGGAACTCGCACCTATTGTGTGATAGACTCCTACGTTATATTGAATACCCCGAAAATTCTGTATATAAAAACTGTTGAATTCCTTAACGCTTTTCTAGATATAACACTTTTGTATTTTTTCTGAATCCTCTAAAAATTCCTAGCTCCGCTACTAGTAagaaatttgaaaaaagaaaaaggagttgAAATTCAGGAAAAAACTTACAGCATTGCCCTGAGGCTTCGTCTTGTAGTAAGCCAACAAACGAGTCTCAAGAACGAAATATCGCATATGAAGGAAAGATTTCCCAATCTTCCTCCTCCCATACCTCACCATCCATCCCTCGTGCACCACCTTCGACGACATATATAATTCCAACTTATCCTGTATTCCTCTGCGAGCTGATCCCCACAATTCACTCTCTAAACTGCACATAAAAACATAGTTGTCAGAGAATTACGTGTTTGATATGACAGAAGTCATTTTTCATGTCGAAATTACTTACTTTTGCCAACTTAATGAACACTATGCGACTACATCCATCATTTTCTCAATAACTTTAGCACCAAATAAAGAAAACTTTATGATCTTCATGCATGCATGCATGTAATATGAATATATGTATGTATAGGTAGAGAAGGAGGAGGTGCAAGGGTAAAAGGGTGAGAGTGGCTACAAGTGAAAGGTGTATAGAAGTTAGAACCGTAGAAAGAGAGGATCATATAATTTGTACCATTAAAATACCGGGAAAATGGTCGGTGAATAATAACAAAAGAACTGTGTCCACCAGATTCAAAACTAGTTCGTTTGTccttcatttattttttattttcaaaagtctttttCTAAATTAAAAATCTGACTAAAGTTAATTTTCTTGGGTTTCTTCCAAATTTCAGTACACTAGTATTTCTTGTGTCCCACTTTATATGACACAGTACCTATTGGAAGAGTTAGGTTTTCCTTgactataattttttatattctttttgaaCAGAGGGGAATACGGAATTTAAAATTTATGGGCTCAATCTTTAAGCTTTTTAGTATCTAACCCATAATATTTTTTAAGTTAGGGGTTAATATCAGCTATTTGTTACACTTCTGATGAGTTTTTGTACATAAATTATAATACGCATTAAAAGTACCGGGTTCATACGATAAGGCTAGATATAACAttgcttttgaatattttgaattGTTAATTATTGTGATTTACAGTACTTTTACAAACTTAAAATTGTCACCAGTTTTGAGATACAACAAATTTAAATAGTACATAAATTATAGTACGCCTTAAAACTTATAGATTCTTTATCCGAATTTATATCGAAATTTAAATAGTTTTGACCTTCTTACTCCTAATCTGTCACATAAAGTGTGACGGATGGAGTAGTATATATATTTGTGGAGCTCTGCCTATATTAtccttttttgttttttagtCTTTTTTTCGTTGCGAAACAAATGAATAGAAGCTTAAAATTGTCACCGGTTTTGagatacaacaataacaacctaGGGAGATTCTACATGGGAGGACTTGGGAGGGTAGCGTGcttttttttggtcaaaagtattttttttccaaaaattaaggtgtttggtCGAGCTTTTAGAAGGAAAATAAGTGCTTTTGAGGAAAATCAGAAGCAGTTTTTGAGAAACAAAAAAAAGTAACTTCTCTCCAAAAACACTtttctgagaagcacttttgaaaaaaatacacttagaagaaGCAATTTTAAAAAggttggtcaaacactaattactgctcaaaagtatttttcaatTTAATTAGCCAATCACAAACTACTTATCACCAAAATCacttttttgaaaagtacttttgagaaaaatacttctcaaaataagctgattttagaatcTTGACCAAACAAGTTATTAGTCTCTTCGGGATTCTCAAAAACATTAGACAGTCTTAGCTAGCGTTTGTACATgcattttatttatataaaagttgaagttttgtgaTTGAAAGAAAAAATTTCATCCAAAAACTGTCCTAAACCCGTTTTTGGAAACTTGAAATTTTCCCCCCCAAATATAATTATATtccataaataaataatattttcaattattttttttttgaaaaatatagctaaaatttatggccaaacagGACTTTAATGTGTTTCATCTGTTGCTGCAGTTGCCACAGTATAGCCATCTGGACTTTGAAATGTGTTACACATAAAGTCAGTAAATCTATTTATATATAAAAGGAGAAGCAAATCCATGATATTATGCCAAGTGTCACCATAAAATATCAAAACATGTCATATTTTAAGATAAAAGTCCAATAAATTTGGagattcaaaaatatttaaagtagaaaaaaattttaaaaattttcaaACAATTAACCAATTAAGTTATTCAATCATGGAGTCCCACGTTTTTTGGGCACAtattttttaaaagtaaaaagtaaaaaaaaaaaaaaagaaattactcCAATTCCAAAAAAAATGGACTCCCGCGTTTTTTCTTAacttttttgtttaatttattttaaacctAAAAATTCGACAATTTTTGTTACAATTTGTGAAATAAAGCACAAAGAAATATAAAGCATATGAAAGCGATATAGCATTTGCCTTGCTCTATCATGCCTGAGCCATATGAAGAACTCTTGACGAAGGCCGTGTTAAGAATATAATTAAGTAAAAATATGTTATTTCTAATAGCTTAGACGAGATGATCACACACTTTAATGTGACCAAATTGTCATTCCTTATACTAACCAATTGTTAACCTGAtaatagacctagctagttttcggactagtaattgaaaaataactagtgtttgcaaagtcattaaaaaatagtcattatattgatgcaacacgaaaagttccagcataatatactggagttccgaTCCAGCAattcgaattttttacatgtatacttccaacataatatactggagttccagcatattatactggaactctagtatattatgctggaagttcacatgtagaaaattcgaactccagtatattatgcctgaatattttccggattttgaacagtattttcgttcaaacTGTtttaaaagtgactaaatttcaatAACTTTTCACATTGTGCCTATTTTTCAATTAACACTCGTAAATctgattatttttgaatttcatccCATATCTCCTGATTGTGTCCCTTGTATATTCCAACTTCCAACAACATGGGATCTTATACAGATATTATCGTTGATTGTTGCGACCAAAAatactcacgcaagtgcacgtgatcgtcaagtaatatagtagtgagtagagtatcgttccacgaagacttatgattaaTTGTTGACtaattcaaacccaatttctttatctacccaagagattgttcacaaaagagagatgtaattgttttactacttaaCTATAAAGAATTAATCTAACTAAAATAAGTAACCAAACGAATGGCAATTACGAGTAACAAACAGTAGGagaagatattccagggtcacatGCATAGTTACAATCGTGTTGTGTTCTTGGCTCAAAATGACTAATCaatttatctgggttattgattgacagagttgatattactcataagaatatgtcgagttcttactcgcctattcaagtcaactcaatgcctatatatctatggaattaagattaacaagaacgcatttacaattcctgtatttaaaccaatcaaggcaattgggtatatgtctatcccaattgcaaatccgttccccgaggcccgggttcaagaacttgctctatttaattctatatgcaatctaaagttcccactttcgagttcaactaaagattcgtagatagtatttcattgttagctactcagcaaaataattaagaaaagaattaaataaataacccaatatgataaaccaactttgtcaaattaaactttaaacaacaacattcatgttttacCCACGACCCTGGAACAATGGGTCTTAGCTGCTCATACTAGGGTTCATCATAAACAAGTTCAGTTTCATCACAAACAgcaaaaacaagagaagaaaagaagaacttgatgatcaaaactcctccttgcctcttgcctctctatcTCTTCCACTAAGCTATGAAAAACTTGATACTTtaaccttgggcgagcttgactttatataggtcAAGTGGGTTTCtctccaaatttccaattttacccctaaataacgtTTTTCCGGTCCGGACATGCGCGAGCTCGCGCACAACTTCGCGCATTTCTTCGCGCACGATTCTGCTGCAGCTCTTCTTACGCGCGAACTACTGCGCGACTTCACATTTCTTTGCGCGTCTGAAGCTTGATTTCGTCCATTGTTTCGTCTCGTCGTTGCGCACACTCGATtccgaggggttgttcttgctcataaatcattccaatatcctcttgaaagcatcatatAGACTCCTGATCTTGCAATGTATACATAccacaattatagcctatttttcatcaattaaccataatatgtcattggaatttaatcaagcggaagcataaacaatagttaaatcacctagatttcgccaATTATCAACAACCCACACTtaattcattgctagtcctcgagcaatcaactatACTCTCTAGAGAATCCTCCACTCAACCAATTTCCTTAACGCATTACACCTATAACAATGTAAATGTATTACGCCTAgtagtgaacaatcctagccccAAAATCgactctcaagtgccatgcaatattcacacTTCCTCAAAGCACTCTACATAAAAGTCAAGACTTGCTTTTCCATCAcgaatcatatgccctcacaattacatcaacaaaaactgagttcaatccaccacattcaattcatatacttacatatatcaaggaaatcacttactctcacaaaagaggtcacatgcatgcaattggtaccataagcttgcccttaatgtaaatctctactaatgtaggttagctcgatccaaaatcaattaggactttttcatggttgtaatgtgggctaagggatgggtaggatgcatttaggaatagtgactcaacccctaagcactttaacacatcacatgagcaatttttagcgcaaattcttcaacccacttctcattcacacacaatatcatcccacaaatactcccttcttctttaagcactctattaattcattcccactagctgGAACAAGACACAACGTAATCATTTTTTTTCCAGTTTATTcttcttgtcactcaatttctgctagtggtgtattcgtttacaacataagtgcacctttcatccttttattggttccactcaaaagctaccccacacttatttccttcttacttcttttagcgctcatctcacaattaaagtgctttaagaggtaaaaggatcaacacaatgtcaattaagaacaaaagggtataggcttgtaatgcgggtgccaaacaaaagtctaaaggctcaaaagggttaactagggacaaattttatttgtgataagca from Nicotiana sylvestris chromosome 12, ASM39365v2, whole genome shotgun sequence encodes the following:
- the LOC104233872 gene encoding protein ENHANCED DISEASE RESISTANCE 2-like gives rise to the protein MSSKVVHEGWMVRYGRRKIGKSFLHMRYFVLETRLLAYYKTKPQGNAAPIKTLQIDGNFRVEDRGLKTHHGQMVYVLSVYNMKEKYDQITMAAFNIQDSLSWKEKIESVIDQHQEAQGANRSKYNDFKSGTDSTGRTVSDHESPFSAAEDEEDSQPNLIRGTTMGNVEGPPESVVDWTKESESDLANPKYRRLLYCQNGLRIFEELLNVDLVPKGCSRAMKAVGVVEATCEEIFELVMSMDATRFEWDCSFQYGSLVEEVDGHTAILYHRLQLDWFPRFIWPRDLCYVRYWRRNDDGSYVVLFRSREHKNCGPLPGYVRAHIESGGFNISPLKPRNGRPRTQVQHLMQIDLKGWGVGFIASFQQHCLFQMLNSVAGLREYFSQTDERAAAPRIPVMVNMTSPSISSKKSQKQSHHRTPSLDQIRAANRNASMMDEYSDEDEDFQGTDQEVSSPGLDQDTIKTALEEEPLDQIDLSTFSGNLRRDENENGRDCWTISDGKNFRLRGKNFCSDKTKVPAGKPLMDLVAVDWFKDTKRMDHVARRPGCAAQVASEKGLFSLVINLQVPGSTHYSMIFYFVMKKLIPGSLLQRFVDGDDEFRNSRMKLIPSVPKGSWIVRQSVGSSPCLLGKAVDCNYIRGPKYLEIDVDVGSSTVANGVMGLVIGVITTLVVDMAFVVQGNTPDELPEPLIGVARVCHIELSSAVVPKLESDTSTE